The following nucleotide sequence is from Ferruginibacter lapsinanis.
CACGGGCATCTTTTACTTTATACAAAGCTTTCCCTCCAATTATCTTATAACTCAAAAACACACGCCCCTTGAACTGCGGAAAATCAACATTTATCCAGTAGGGATTTTCCGGAGTGGCGTCAAAGTAAGTACTGTCCTGGATGATTTGTGCATACGAAGGATATTCAAATGTATAAGGAAACCCAGTCCGATCAAATTTCTGATAACTTCTTTGAGGCAAATCTATAGCAAAATAACCTCGCTTTTTTGAAACATATGGAGAATTGCAAGCTATTAAAAACAAGCAATAAGCAATTGTCAATACACAATAGGCAATTGATGAGCAAGATCTATTTTTACTGACGGGATTATTTTCTGTGTATGAATTCATTGGATCTATAAAATTATTGTGCAGTTCTTTCCCGTATGGTAATTTGTACTTTATCAATTCTATTCTTATTTATTTCTAAAGGAATAAAAACAAAATCACCGCTTACAACCTCTTCGTTTATCTGCGGAAATTCTCCGGCAATCTCTAATACCAATCCTGCAAGAGAATCGCTATCGCCTCTTACAACATCAAATGTATCCATCGGCAAATTCATTGCTTTACATACATCATTTATCATTGTCTTACCCTCAAAAATATAATTGTATTCATCAATTTTTTTATTGACACTTTCTTCATCATCAAACTCATCTTTAATATCACCGATAATTTCCTCCATGATATCTTCCAGCGTAACAATACCGGAAGTACCCCCAAATTCATCTACCACTACTGCAAAATGCATTCTTCTGTTTCTGAATTCCTGCAAAAGATCTTCGATCAGTTTTTGTTCATGAACAAAATACGGATGCCGCATCAAACTATGCCAATCGTAATTATCGGGCTTGGAAGCATTAATGAAAGGCAACAGGTCTTTCGTGTGCAGCACGCCTAGTATCTCATCTAAATTATTTTTATATACCGGTAACCGGGAGTAATGTAACTCTTCTACTTGTTTTATCACATCTTCAAAAGTACATGTATGCTCAATTCCGCTTACGTCCAGGCGTGTCCGCATCACCTGCTTTACAGTTGTGTCACCAAATTTTCTGATCCCTTTCAGTATCTGCTTTTCTTCTATTGTAGCTTCATGTTCGGGCAACAGATCAATCGCATAATCCAGCTCGCTGTTATCCAGCATTGATGAATTAGCAGATGTAAATTTCTTTTCAATATTATCACTATACCCAACCATCCGTTTACTGAAACGATAAAATAAACTATTTGAAATCTCCACTATCAATGATGCAGTAGATGCAAACCAAACTTTATGATGTGTTGCCCAAACTTTAGGTAACACTTCTCCAAATAACACAATCAAAAAAGTAACAGTAGCAACTTTTATTAAAAAGCTAAGCCAGAAACTAAGATGAAATACTTCTAACCAACCATCCATCAAAATATTTGCGATAAGAATAATACCAATATTTACAAAACTATTGGCAATCAACATCGAGGCCAATAAAATTTTAGGTTGCTCAAGCAAGGTTACAATACGCCTGAAAGAAGGCTGCTGCTTGGTTTTAAGCATATTGATATCCTTATAGGTAAGTGAAAAGAAAGCAACCTCAGAACCTGCAATCAAAAATGAGATAGTAGATAATACCACAGCCAAAAATATAAGCACCGCTGATGCTGCAGGCGTTATTGCTAAAAATGTAAAGTACTGTGAAAAATTAATGACCGAATGATAATCCAAAACTGTAAATGTTAGTGAGCAATATTAATTTAAAAAGGTAATCTCTCTGGAGCATCGTCTGCAGGAGGAATATCCCCTCCATGTTCTCCTTCTATTCCTTCGTGTCCCGGAATACTTCCGTCTGTTCTTTTATCCAACATGATTAAATTATCGCCAACAACTTCTGTAGCAAATTTTTTGTTCCCCTCTTTATCTTCCCAACTACGTGTTTTTAATCTTCCTTCTATATACACCAAACTCCCTTTATGCAAATATTTTTGCGCCAACTCTGCAAGCCCTCTCCATAACACCACCGTATGCCATTCTGTTTGTGATACCAGTTTACCACTCCTGTCTTTATAGGTTTCGGTAGTAGCTAACGAAAACTTTGCTACACCAATATTGCCTTCTAAAAATTGCATATCAGGATCTTTTCCCAAATTGCCAATCAACATTACTCTGTTTACACCTCTCATAGTGTTTTGTTTAATATTGTTTGCTATTGCGGTATCACAAATTTAAAGATACGTTTTTATCTTTTAAATATAAAGTGATAAATTTTGGGAATGGGAGCTTTTTGATCTCAGCTTTTGATACGGTATAATAGCCTTCTAACGGTAACGGCTTCCCTAATTCCACATGGATAAATCTCCCTTTTATCGTTTGATGGGTAAGTAATTGTCTATGTTCTTTTGAAATTTGAATTATTTTGAAGGCTTCCCCTATTTTTTTCTTTAGATAAGTTGACGACTGCAGTTCTTCTTCTGACAATGCTGAATTATTTTCGAGCAATACAAATTCGTATAGATTTTCCCATATGTCATTAGCAGGTCTTTTACGAACAAATACCTTTCCTTTATGCTCAATAATAAAATAATATAACCATCTTTCTTTTTTTATAATTGACTTTTCTTTAATTGGTAATAAATTGACTGTCCCCTTCAAATACGCTTCACAGGCGGATCTCAAGACACATTCACCACATAATGGTTGCTGCGGCTTACATACGGTTGCGCCAAAATCCATCAAGGCCTGATTGTATATTCCAGGAAGTTTTTTATCAAGTAAATCATCAGCTAATTGTGTAAATATTTTTTTACCATCGTTCGAATCTATTGGT
It contains:
- the gldD gene encoding gliding motility lipoprotein GldD; this translates as MNSYTENNPVSKNRSCSSIAYCVLTIAYCLFLIACNSPYVSKKRGYFAIDLPQRSYQKFDRTGFPYTFEYPSYAQIIQDSTYFDATPENPYWINVDFPQFKGRVFLSYKIIGGKALYKVKDARGVYKDSTAINQFDKMVNDAFNLTNKNDVAATSIRDSLIHTSNGVSGVFFKVGGNAATAKQFFLSDTTKNFIRGALYFEVTPNVDSLKPVQDFLQKDLEHIINTFQWKNNQQ
- the gldE gene encoding gliding motility-associated protein GldE; protein product: MDYHSVINFSQYFTFLAITPAASAVLIFLAVVLSTISFLIAGSEVAFFSLTYKDINMLKTKQQPSFRRIVTLLEQPKILLASMLIANSFVNIGIILIANILMDGWLEVFHLSFWLSFLIKVATVTFLIVLFGEVLPKVWATHHKVWFASTASLIVEISNSLFYRFSKRMVGYSDNIEKKFTSANSSMLDNSELDYAIDLLPEHEATIEEKQILKGIRKFGDTTVKQVMRTRLDVSGIEHTCTFEDVIKQVEELHYSRLPVYKNNLDEILGVLHTKDLLPFINASKPDNYDWHSLMRHPYFVHEQKLIEDLLQEFRNRRMHFAVVVDEFGGTSGIVTLEDIMEEIIGDIKDEFDDEESVNKKIDEYNYIFEGKTMINDVCKAMNLPMDTFDVVRGDSDSLAGLVLEIAGEFPQINEEVVSGDFVFIPLEINKNRIDKVQITIRERTAQ
- a CDS encoding single-stranded DNA-binding protein, which produces MRGVNRVMLIGNLGKDPDMQFLEGNIGVAKFSLATTETYKDRSGKLVSQTEWHTVVLWRGLAELAQKYLHKGSLVYIEGRLKTRSWEDKEGNKKFATEVVGDNLIMLDKRTDGSIPGHEGIEGEHGGDIPPADDAPERLPF
- the mutY gene encoding A/G-specific adenine glycosylase, with product MMAINTNKRYFSKALLKWNEEANDREMPWKGEKDPYKIWLSEIILQQTRVDQGLNYYNRFVKTFPTINQLAKAPETKVFKLWEGLGYYSRCKNLIATAKYISTELKGKFPDKYEDILSLKGVGPYTAAAIGSFAFNLPHAVVDGNVFRVLSRYFNIDTPIDSNDGKKIFTQLADDLLDKKLPGIYNQALMDFGATVCKPQQPLCGECVLRSACEAYLKGTVNLLPIKEKSIIKKERWLYYFIIEHKGKVFVRKRPANDIWENLYEFVLLENNSALSEEELQSSTYLKKKIGEAFKIIQISKEHRQLLTHQTIKGRFIHVELGKPLPLEGYYTVSKAEIKKLPFPKFITLYLKDKNVSLNL